The nucleotide window TAGCGTATAATTTTAAGTTGTTTATTCCTTTAATATGAGATAATTCTGCAAAGTCATATCCAAAGTTTAAGTATGATAATCTTATATAATCATTCTTTTTCAACCAGTAATTAGAAAGTTTGTTAGTCGTAGAATTTGCACCTTCTTGAGCCCAAATTTTAGGCAATGTAGCATTCGGGTTTTCTGGAGTCCAGCTATCATCATACCAACCTTTGTACATACGGTTCCATTCTACTCCACCATTGATCTCCTGCCAAGATTTTACCGACCCTGTACTACCTGAGAATACTACATCAAGAGAAAATCCTTTAAAATCTCCTCCAAAATTCAGGCCATAGTTTGTTGGCGTATTATCTTTAACTAAATCTACTTTATCATAATCATCAATGATATTATCAGGCTTACCAGTTGGACCACTAATATCTTTGATTGGCAACATCCCCAAGAATGGCACCCATCCGTCTACTTTATAACCAGGGTGTGCCGCATTAAATGCATTCAAATCTGCTTGTGTACGAATAATTGGTTCTGTTTCAAATCCTACAATTCTATCTAAAGATTTTCCTACTGGTATATTAATTGGTAATGCATTTGTAGCATAATCTTGAGTTATAACTTTATTTGAACCACGGTTTACTGTTAACGTTGCATAATAGTTCAATTTATTCCAACTGTTTCTATATCCAAGGCTGAAATCAAAACCTTGGGCTTTAATTTCACCATAATTTTCTTGCGGAAGAGTTCTACTAAAAGAAGTAGGAACACTCGCTATTCTTGGAGCCAAAATATCATAAGTATCACGCCAGTAATACTCAAAGGTTGTATTCCAATGTTTAAGGAAATCTATATCGATACCAACATTATAATCCTTAGTTTTCTCCCATGTAAGGTTTGGATTTACAATACTTCCGTATCTCACCCCTGGAGATGGAGCAGGTGTTTCTCCAAAATAGGCAGTACTACCTAATGCAAAAGTTTGTTGCCATTGATATTCTAAACCAGTTCCTACTCTGTCATTACCTGTAAGTCCTCCTGAAGCCCGCAATTTTACTCTTTGAACATGGTCTTTTAAATTACTAAAGAAATTTTCTTCAGAAAGTACCCAACCCACAGAAACTGAAGGGAAGAATCCCCAACGTTCTGTTTTTGCAAAATTCATCGATCCATCTTCACGGAATACGAAAGTAGCCAAATATTTACCATCATAACTATAATTCGCTTGTCCGTAAACCGACTTACGACCCGTTTTAGCACTATTAGGTCCACCAGCATCCGTATCAGCTCTCGAACCACTAAATGCCCACCATTGGTCCGTAAGATACAAAGGAACTTTTTCTCTGTATCCATTTACTCCATCATTTTCAGCTTCGGCAGCCTCATACCCTAATACTCCTTGAACGGAATGTTTACCAAAATTGTGGTCATAATTGGCTTGGAAATTTATTTGATGGTCATCTGCCCAACTTGCATTTTTTCTAAGAGATGGAAAACTGATCGAAGTGTTATTTTTATATCTTAAAATTTGAGAATCATCTGTTGATATGATACGTCCCGTTGCATTCATCGGCATTACAGCCATTGAATAGAATTTTCTATAGGCTCTGTAATGATTGTTTACCCAACTTTTTGCATATGATGCTTTTACTTTTAATCCCTCAACACCGGGAATTTTGTAACTCAAATTAATATTTACATCTGGTTTAAAGTTGTTTGTTTTAGTATAACCACCTTCTCTATTAGATTCGGCACCTACGTTTGCAATCCAACCATAATCAATATATTGACCGCCTTTGGTATATACCGGTTGCCATGGTTGCCAAACGTTTAGTTTTCTATAAGCAGCTTCTGGTCCTTCAAATGTATCTGTGTCTGTATCTTGCTCTTGAAATCCGATACCTGCAAAAAACTGTAAATCCTTTGTGATATTGGCAGTAGTATTAAAACGTGCATTTGTTTTATTATACCCATAAGCCTTAACAAATGTTGTTTGCTTCACATTAGACAAACCTGCAAAATATTTCACTTTGTCACTTCCGCCACTTACGCTAAAGTTTTGTGTTTTCAACGTTGGATTTGTCCATATTTCATCCAATTGATCGTATCCCCAACCATTGTTAATAGTTTGAAGATAAGCTAAATCCTCAGGAGTGTGATATCTCCAATCGCCAACAGGAACCATTCTATTTGAAAGTAAACCTAATTCAACAGCCGAAGTTCGGTCTGCAGATTTGGTACGAGAATCTTGACCATAACTATAAGAATAGTCAATTCTCATTTTACCTGCTTCTCCTCTTTTTGTTGTAACAAGTATTACACCTCCAGCAGAACGAGCACCATAGATTGAAGCTGCAGCCGCATCCTTCAACACCGTCATTGTTTCAATCTCATTTGGCGATAAATTGTTAAAATCACCACTACCTTTGACAATACCGTCAATTACGTATAGAACAGGTTGACTAGTAGAAGATGAATTTTTTCTTATCGAAATTGATGGCTGTGAACCAGGAACACCACTTGTAGAACCAACAACAACCCCAGCAAGACGCCCCTGAAGAAGGTTACCTGCAGAAGTAGTAGCAGCCATTCTCAAATCGTCTGATACTTTCATTGTTACTACAGAACCCGTGATGTTTTTCTTGGCTTGAGAAGCATA belongs to Flavobacterium gilvum and includes:
- a CDS encoding SusC/RagA family TonB-linked outer membrane protein; translated protein: MHYNKKIIFMMVALLALNSNAFSNDMAMNVKRAAIKKTIDEQKLKKVTGVITDEKGVPVAGATVAVQGTTNAVLTDMDGGFTIEAPEDSVLVISYIGFTTQTVPVKGKTSINVKLAQGIKNLDEVIVTGYASQAKKNITGSVVTMKVSDDLRMAATTSAGNLLQGRLAGVVVGSTSGVPGSQPSISIRKNSSSTSQPVLYVIDGIVKGSGDFNNLSPNEIETMTVLKDAAAASIYGARSAGGVILVTTKRGEAGKMRIDYSYSYGQDSRTKSADRTSAVELGLLSNRMVPVGDWRYHTPEDLAYLQTINNGWGYDQLDEIWTNPTLKTQNFSVSGGSDKVKYFAGLSNVKQTTFVKAYGYNKTNARFNTTANITKDLQFFAGIGFQEQDTDTDTFEGPEAAYRKLNVWQPWQPVYTKGGQYIDYGWIANVGAESNREGGYTKTNNFKPDVNINLSYKIPGVEGLKVKASYAKSWVNNHYRAYRKFYSMAVMPMNATGRIISTDDSQILRYKNNTSISFPSLRKNASWADDHQINFQANYDHNFGKHSVQGVLGYEAAEAENDGVNGYREKVPLYLTDQWWAFSGSRADTDAGGPNSAKTGRKSVYGQANYSYDGKYLATFVFREDGSMNFAKTERWGFFPSVSVGWVLSEENFFSNLKDHVQRVKLRASGGLTGNDRVGTGLEYQWQQTFALGSTAYFGETPAPSPGVRYGSIVNPNLTWEKTKDYNVGIDIDFLKHWNTTFEYYWRDTYDILAPRIASVPTSFSRTLPQENYGEIKAQGFDFSLGYRNSWNKLNYYATLTVNRGSNKVITQDYATNALPINIPVGKSLDRIVGFETEPIIRTQADLNAFNAAHPGYKVDGWVPFLGMLPIKDISGPTGKPDNIIDDYDKVDLVKDNTPTNYGLNFGGDFKGFSLDVVFSGSTGSVKSWQEINGGVEWNRMYKGWYDDSWTPENPNATLPKIWAQEGANSTTNKLSNYWLKKNDYIRLSYLNFGYDFAELSHIKGINNLKLYATGSNLFVLGNFTKYWDPQGSAFSYPIMKSFSIGLNVGF